The stretch of DNA GCATGGCGCATGCGGGAGCTGGACGAGACGTTGTACCGGCCCCTCATCGGGTGGATCACCCTGATTCTGTCGATTCTGCAGTTCGCGCGGATGTACCGGCCCGACTGGTTCGGCAACGTGCCGCACGCGCGATGGTTCGCCTGGACGATGGGCATCCTCGCCGGGGCGGCGACGATGCTGGCGAACGCGGCAGGGCCGGTATTCGCGGTCTACCTCGTCGCCGTCGGTCTGCCGAAGATGGAGTTCGTCGGCACGAGCGCGTGGTTCTTTTTCATCATCAACCTGTTCAAGGTGCCGTTCAGTGTCGCGCTCGGACTGATTCGCGGTCCGACCCTGATGTTGAACGTGATCCTGGCGCCAGCAGTGCTGGCCGGCGTCCTCGCCGGGCGCTGGCTGCTCGAGCGGATCCCGCAACGCGTGTTCGAGCACCTGCTGCTCGCATTTGCCGTGCTCTCGGCGATCAAGCTGATGGGCGCCTTCTGAAAGACCGGCGCGGGCAGCTCGAACGCCTGGTTCGTCACGCTGGTCGTGGTGTGGCGAGAGGTTCGCCTGCGCCGCTAGCGCTTCCCCTCCCTGAAATCGAAGCGCCCCGTCGGGTGCCACTTGATCACCGCGCGCTCGGAACACAGGAACTCGAGTTCCCCTTTCTGATTGACTGAGACCGTCGCGGAGCTGCGGTGGTGGCACGACTCGTTGTTCTGCGACTGGCGTGCCGTCTGGATGTGGACCAGGCGCGGCTTGTCAGGGGAACCCTCGAGCCGGGAGAGCCGCCAGTAGCCGTTTCCCTTGAGAGCGTATTCGCCGGTGGTGTGAATGGTATAGATGTGGCCGGTCCCGCATTCGGTGATGGCCGAGAGATTCTCCGAGTAGGCGCGAGGGCTGTCCGGTCTGGCACTCACACCGTCGTGCGTCCACTCGCCGAGGAAGACCATCTGCGGCGTGGCGGCGAAGGCGTTGGGGAGCATCTGATAGACCCGCGTGTAGCGCGGCCGTTCGTTGTCCTCGCGCGCAGCTTTGGTCGCGCCTTCGCGAAACCCGCCGCCCGGCGCGGTCACGATCAGCAAGGTCGAACCGTCCGCGAGCTTGGCCAGTCCGACGCCGCCGCCACCGCCCTGCAGCCCCCGGCCATCGTCTCCGGGGTCGATGCTGCGGTTGACGTCCGACTTCGGCACGGTGAATCGGTCGTCCTGATCTTTGCCGGCCGAGCTGACGCGGAAGCGGCGCAGGTCATCACCCTCGGCCACGAACACGCCATCCCCCAGCACCGCGACGCCGCTTGGGTGATCGTGCTCGGACCTGTAGATCGAATGGAGCCTGTTCGCGCCGCCGTCGCGCTCGACGAAGAAGATCGATCCGGTGCTCTTGTGACTGTGGCTCCCCGCATAGGGAATCCGGCTCGAGTTCGTGCGCACGAACGTCTGAATATGCTTCGACACGATACCCGCCTGGCCGCCCTCGCCGTATGGACTGAACACGACTTCCGGTTTCAGTTCATCGGGCGGATAGCGGTCGTTTCCTCTGAAGCTCCACGATCGGTCGTCCCAGCCGATCCAGGGACGATGGCCGGTTTCGAAGGCGAGCTTGAACTGCGTCGCGACATCGGCTGCGCACGTGTTGCAGTCGGGATCGCCGTACGAGCAGGTCGTGTCGCCGCGCAGTGTCCTCAGCCCCGCGGTCCCGGCCCGGGTACCGACGCGGATCGGCGGCGCGGAGGGCATGCCAACGGCCAGGCCGGTCAGCGTATGCGTGGCTTGGAGTCGCTTCCAGCGCGCCGCAAGCTGCGCGGCGTCGAGCGGTACGAACGACGTCGTGCTGGTGCTTGCGACCAGGGGTCCGGCGGCGGACGAGTCCCGCCAGACGCCGAGAAAACTCCACTGCCCGCCCGACTGGAACATGTCGAAATCGATCAGCTCCTGCGTCCTGTCCAGCGACTCCTTCATCCTGGCGAACTCCCTCCAGTCGTCCATCAGGTACAGAGCGCCGTTGCCCCGGCCCGGCCGCCAGACGCCGACGTACTTGCGCGTGCCGCCATCCATGTATGTCTCGACGTCGGCCAGGTAGGCGCGCGACGCGAACTCCTTTCGCTTCGCCAGCAGCTCCTGCCAGGTGAGTCCCGCGAGCAGGCCGCCGTCGCCGCCGCCGCCCTGCTTGTGTCTGAACACGCCGAGGTACATCACCGTGCCGTCGCTCTCGTAGACCTCGAGATCGATCAGGTCCTGCGCATCCTTCCATTCCGTGAACTTCCTGGCGAAGTCGGCCCAGGGTGATGCCCACAGCGCCCCATTGCCGCGGCCGATGCGCCACAGGGCGGCGTAGCGCCGCTGCCCGTTCACCTCGTAGACCTCGACGTCGGCGAGGTACTGATTTCCCGCGCCGAGCTCTTTCCAGCGTGCGACCAGACCATCCCAGCTCAAGTCGTAGAACAGGCCGCCCGTTCCACCCGCTTCCTTCTCGGACCAGAACCCGGCGAAGGCCGGCTGCTGCCGCGCTGACGGACTCTGGGCGAGTGACCAGGCGATGAGGACGCAGATCGTGATTCGGCGCATCGAGACCCCTCTCGCTCGCAATAGTCGAAAACGCCCGGGACATCCCGCCACCTGACGTCGGCCCCACCCGAGTGGCGGGCGTGCCGCGGCGTTTCCGACTTTGGAGTGCAGGAGTGGAATCACCATGACCCTGCGTTTCATCGCGGCGTTCCTCGTCTGCGTCTGCCTGTCGGCACGTCCGCTCGCGGCGGCCGGCCTCTCGAACGACATGCCGGCTACGCCGATGCCGGATTTCAAGGGCTGCTCGTCATCACAGATCGCGTTCCTCAAGGACGCCTGGCGACTCGCCCACGTCTATACCTGGCGCGGCGCCCGGCTGCTCGACTACATCCGGTCGCGGCCGGCCGGCGAGCGCGGCGACCTCTGGCGGATGGATCACGTCGCCGGGTCGAGCACGGCTCCGTCTCCGCGCACCTGGTTTGGACCCTACGACTCCGAGCGTGCCGACAAGGCGCGTGCGGCGCTGGAGAAGGCGCTGGCGCGATTCGAGGAACGAGGGCAGGTCGTCACCCGCATCGGCACCATCCGCTGCGGCCGGCCGATCGCCCCCGCCGCCGACGTGAATGTCGACAAGTGTCCGTCGAGCAATCCCGGCGGCAGCGGGGCGCCGAGCGCCT from Vicinamibacterales bacterium encodes:
- a CDS encoding sulfite exporter TauE/SafE family protein; this encodes MSIGEWILAFLAALGVGIGKAGLSGMGLFHVLIFAFLFGARASTGVVLPLLLVGDVTAVRSFHAHARWTYVRRMLPPACLGVVLAAWRMRELDETLYRPLIGWITLILSILQFARMYRPDWFGNVPHARWFAWTMGILAGAATMLANAAGPVFAVYLVAVGLPKMEFVGTSAWFFFIINLFKVPFSVALGLIRGPTLMLNVILAPAVLAGVLAGRWLLERIPQRVFEHLLLAFAVLSAIKLMGAF